In Fusarium fujikuroi IMI 58289 draft genome, chromosome FFUJ_chr08, one genomic interval encodes:
- a CDS encoding related to putative tartrate transporter produces MTARDSDAERGNGKEPWSKEFEHADAHDAAARGHLATDEHGNPIATFDAEAEKKLRRKLDWYILPSVTILYLMCFVDRANIGNARLAGLEEDLGLSGYDYNLLLTVFYISYIVFELPLNMVCKWIGPGWFIPATSVAFGIASLGTAFVHTMGQACAVRFILGIFEAGMLPGIAYYLSRWYRRSELAFRLAIYVAMGSFGGAFGGLLASGILKLDHFGSLTRWRMIFAIEGICTIGLALIAFFTMTDRPSTARWLSEEEKDLAIARIKSERVGATEVLEKFSWKLARRGISSPVTIGTSTIFLFTNITVQGLAFFAPTIVRTIYPNHSVVQQQLRTVPPYIVGTFCTVTISFLSTRIDKRNIFINLSQLPVIAGYIMFLSTTNPYVRYAGTFLICAGTFANGALSNAQVSANLVSDTARASGIGLNVMLGNIGGLISTWCFLPFDGPNYPIGNGLNLGACSSIFLLTIVLQVYMTWDNRRRAAIEVGQALAGKTDAEIRVMDWKHPGFMWRP; encoded by the exons ATGACTGCAAGAGATTCTGACGCAGAGAGGGGCAATGGAAAGGAGCCTTGGAGCAAAGAATTTGAGCATGCTGATGCTCATGATGCCGCGGCGAGAGGACATCTTGCCACTGATGA GCATGGCAACCCCATTGCAACTTTCGACgcagaggctgagaagaagcttcgCCGCAAGCTAGACTGGTATATTCTGCCATCAGTCACTATCTTGTACTTGATGTGCTTTGTCGATCGTGCCAATATCGGTAATGCTCGACTGGCTGGTCTCGAGGAAGATCTTGGTCTTTCTGGCTATGACTACAACTTGTTGCTCACAGTCTTCTACATC TCTTACATCGTCTTCGAACTCCCCCTCAACATGGTGTGCAAGTGGATCGGCCCCGGCTGGTTCATCCCCGCTACCTCTGTAGCATTCGGCATCGCCTCCCTCGGGACCGCTTTCGTTCATACAATGGGCCAAGCTTGTGCCGTGCGCTTCATCCTCGGCATCTTCGAAGCAGGCATGTTGCCCGGTATCGCGTACTACCTCAGCCGCTGGTACAGACGCAGCGAACTTGCCTTCCGCCTAGCTATATATGTCGCCATGGGTTCCTTCGGAGGAGCTTTTGGTGGTCTTTTGGCCTCTGGTATTCTGAAGTTAGACCACTTTGGTTCATTGACGAGATGGCGAATGATCTTTGCTATTGAGGGTATCTGTACGATTGGCCTGGCGCTGATTGCGTTCTTTACTATGACGGATCGACCTAGCACTGCGCGGTGGTTgtcagaagaggagaaggacctGGCTATTGCGCGCATCAAGTCTGAGCGTGTTGGTGCCACCGAAGTCCTTGAGAAGTTCTCCTGGAAACTGGCCCGTCGTGGTATCAGCTCGCCTGTTACCATCGGAACGTCCACCATCTTCCTGTTCACCAACATCACCGTACAGGGCCTTGCTTTCTTCGCACCTACGATTGTGAGGACCATCTACCCCAACCACTCAGTCGTTCAACAGCAATTGCGTACTGTGCCGCCTTACATCGTCGGTACCTTCTGCACCGTCACCATCAGCTTCCTGTCGACTCGCATTGATAAGCGAAACATCTTTATCAACTTGTCACAGCTTCCAGTCATCGCGGGATACATCATGTTCCTCAGCACCACGAACC CTTATGTCCGCTACGCTGGCACGTTCCTCATCTGCGCAGGCACCTTTGCTAACGGCGCTCTATCCAATGCTCAAGTATCAGCCAACTTGGTCAGCGACACAGCGCGCGCTTCAGGAATTGGGTTGAACGTCATGCTTGGTAACATTGGAGGATTGATCTCGACATGGTGCTTTTTGCCCTTTGATGGACCAAACTATCCAATCGGCAATGGACTCAACCTCGGCGCGTGTTCATCTATCTTCCTTCTTACCATCGTACTGCAAGTTTACATGACTTGGGATAACAGAAGGAGAGCTGCGATTGAGGTCGGTCAGGCTCTGGCCGGGAAGACTGATGCTGAGATTCGTGTTATGGATTGGAAGCACCCTGGATTTATGTGGAGGCCTTAG
- a CDS encoding related to quinate transport protein produces MSTSDGPYTLEPTAPKKTIWKSIRENPKVVFIAFFASLGGFEYGYQQGVLGQSLVMTRFTQNFPSVVESSSATGWLTSILQLGGILGSLSAGVSSELISRKYTMFIACLWVVLGSYLYVGATAGNPQLLYAGRFLTGVGVGLFSGVGPLYNAELSSPEMRGLLVSFYQLATILGIMLSFWCGYGSNYIGGTGDSQSDLAWRLPSIIQGIPAAMLAVGIWFMPFSPRWLVKVGRDEEAKSTLAWMRKLPIDDDAVQVEYLEIKAEAVFEQKVFARDFPHLAERNKSRFMQQIAQYVTCFRSMDNLKRVCTAWLIMFFQQWSGIDAIIYYASNVFISLGLTGGTIALLATGVTGVVFLISTIPSMLIIDRVGRKPLLLIGSVVMGASMITVGIIVAKFRHDWPNHVAAGWTAVALIWVYIAGFGATWGPVSWTLVSEIFPLSIRAKGASIGASSNWVNNFAIAFFVPPMLESWEWGTYIFFAVFLFVGILWVWFFLPETKNASLEEMDRVFKSRAGEQDAELLREAQAEVGLMGSAAGRKASFEKEGEKHVEAL; encoded by the exons ATGTCTACCTCGGACGGTCCTTATACCTTGGAGCCTACAGCTCCCAAGAAGACTATCTGGAAGTCTATTCGGGAGAACCCCAAGGTCGTCTTCATTGCCTTTTTCGCTTC ACTTGGTGGTTTTGAGTATGGTTACCAACAGGGTGTCTTGGGTCAATCCCTCGTCATGACCCGCTTCACACAAAACTTCCCCTCTGTTGTTGAGTCATCCTCTGCAACAGGATGGCTCACGTCTATCCTCCAGCTGGGCGGTATTCTTGGATCACTATCAGCTGGTGTTTCCAGCGAACTTATCTCACGAAAGTACACCATGTTCATCGCCTGCTTATGGGTCGTCCTCGGCAGTTATCTTTACGTTGGTGCCACTGCCGGAAATCCCCAGCTTCTCTATGCTGGTCGATTTTTGAccggtgttggtgttggtcttTTCAGCGGCGTTGGACCTCTCTACAACGCTGAGCTTTCTTCGCCTGAGATGCGAGGTCTTCTTGTGTCGTTTTATCAACTTGCGACTATTTTGGGCATTATGCTTTCGTTCTGGTGCGGTTATGGAAGTAACTACATCGGCGGAACAGGCGACTCTCAGTCCGACCTCGCCTGGCGTCTTCCCTCTATCATCCAGGGTATTCCCGCTGCTATGCTCGCTGTCGGTATCTGGTTCATGCCCTTCTCTCCCCGATGGCTCGTCAAGGTTGGCCGCGACGAGGAAGCCAAGTCTACTCTTGCCTGGATGCGAAAGCTCCCCATCGACGATGACGCTGTTCAGGTTGAGTAtctcgagatcaaggctgaggcagTCTTTGAGCAGAAGGTTTTCGCTAGAGACTTTCCTCACCTCGCTGAGAGGAACAAGAGCCGTTTCATGCAGCAGATTGCTCAATATGTGACCTGCTTCCGATCAATGGATAACCTCAAGCGTGTCTGCACTGCCTGGCTTATCATGTTCTTCCAGCAGTGGTCTGGTATTGATGCTATCATCTACTACGCTTCCAACGTCTTTATCAGCCTGGGTCTTACCGGAGGAACTATTGCTCTTCTTGCTACTGGTGTTACTGGcgttgtcttcctcatcagcaccatTCCTTCTATG TTGATCATTGATCGCGTTGGTCGCAAGCCTCTTCTGTTGATCGGCTCCGTTGTCATGGGTGCCAGTATGATCACTGTCggtatcatcgtcgccaagtTCCGCCATGACTGGCCTAACCACGTCGCTGCTGGTTGGACTGCAGTTG CTCTCATCTGGGTCTATATCGCCGGCTTTGGTGCTACATGGGGTCCCGTCTCCTGGACCCTCGTCTCCGAGATCTTCCCCCTCTCCATCCGCGCCAAGGGAGCTTCCATCGGTGCCTCAAGCAACTGGGTCAACAACTTTGCCATCGCCTTCTTTGTTCCTCCCATGCTCGAGTCTTGGGAGTGGGGAACCTATATCTTCTTCGCCGTCTTCCTCTTTGTCGGTATTCTCTGggtctggttcttcttgcctGAGACCAAGAACGCTTctcttgaggagatggaccGCGTCTTCAAGAGCCGTGCTGGTGAACAGGATGCTGAGTTACTCCGTGAGGCTCAGGCCGAAGTTGGACTTATGGGTTCTGCGGCGGGCCGCAAGGCTTCTTTTGAGAAGGAGGGTGAGAAGCATGTCGAGGCTCTGTGA
- a CDS encoding related to regulatory protein for the arginine catabolic pathway, with amino-acid sequence MAFFPSEDFSLDPRFIELQEELRTVLFAGLSGLSPSASVTPEADSSSPPTSSLNLSSVTVNVPNDRLICYLQNWVTECAPYLDKFDEDKHFQIHVPLMAQKSPALLYAMLAFSSRQMERRGLTQEGGCDSLELYQESIRLLSPGLQAKDPNMLVTACILAVFELMSGGSKNWKRHVEGCASLFEFFGVDGFSGGLPQAVFWCYARMELCGAIISDGTETAVLPLSKWAPSPPESLVSSEQVERYVRDMFHQRSRDCPDMQANWAIYLCTKVCDLKFRRTQSLELGRVDVQDDRPFQEQWQQLWNELQYWLDERPATMKQISMVEAGDKQIFPAMLFPHWAAISSNQIYHTACILMLEMRHDLDSQCLALWHARQVCGISCANLHPGSLVNSIQPLYIAGKLFSHVNERKQIARLLKSIDRTTGWGALWRLTDLEAEWGYDVGALLKTL; translated from the coding sequence ATGGCCTTTTTCCCATCAGAAGACTTCTCCCTCGATCCCCGCTTCATCGAGCTCCAGGAGGAGCTCCGCACAGTCCTCTTCGCGGGCCTGTCTGGCCTATCACCCAGCGCATCAGTCACACCCGAAGcagactcatcatcaccaccaacatcatccctcaacctctccaGCGTAACGGTCAATGTCCCTAATGATAGATTAATATGCTATCTTCAGAACTGGGTTACAGAATGTGCGCCATACCTGGACAAGTTTGACGAGGATAAGCATTTCCAGATCCACGTTCCGCTTATGGCGCAAAAGAGCCCGGCGCTGCTATATGCCATGCTTGCGTTTTCATCACGCCAGATGGAACGGAGAGGATTGACACAGGAAGGTGGTTGCGATAGTCTTGAGTTGTATCAGGAGAGCATTAGGCTTTTAAGTCCTGGATTACAAGCCAAGGATCCCAATATGCTTGTCACGGCTTGTATTCTTGCAGTTTTTGAACTCATGTCTGGTGGTTCCAAGAACTGGAAACGCCATGTCGAGGGCTGCGCGTCGCTGTTTGAGTTCTTTGGAGTTGATGGTTTCTCCGGTGGCCTACCGCAAGCTGTCTTCTGGTGCTATGCGAGGATGGAGTTGTGCGGAGCAATTATATCTGACGGCACAGAAACAGCTGTTCTTCCTCTATCAAAATGGGCTCCATCGCCACCCGAGTCGTTGGTGTCATCTGAACAAGTTGAGCGATATGTGCGGGACATGTTTCATCAACGGAGTCGAGACTGTCCAGATATGCAGGCTAATTGGGCTATTTATCTCTGCACAAAAGTCTGCGATCTTAAATTTCGAAGAACACAGAGTCTAGAACTCGGAAGGGTAGATGTTCAAGATGACAGACCGTTTCAAGAACAATGGCAACAGCTCTGGAACGAGCTCCAATACTGGCTTGACGAGCGCCCAGCAACAATGAAGCAAATCAGTATGGTCGAAGCAGGCGACAAACAGATATTTCCAGCCATGCTCTTCCCCCACTGGGCAGCTATCTCGAGTAATCAGATCTATCACACTGCATGTATCCTCATGCTGGAAATGCGTCATGACTTAGACTCTCAGTGCTTGGCGCTGTGGCATGCACGACAAGTCTGTGGAATCTCCTGCGCAAACCTTCATCCCGGAAGTCTTGTAAACTCTATACAGCCACTCTATATAGCTGGGAAGCTCTTCTCACATGTTAACGAGAGGAAACAGATTGCTAGGCTGTTAAAGAGCATTGATAGGACGACGGGATGGGGAGCTTTGTGGAGGTTGACggatcttgaggctgaatGGGGCTATGATGTTGGCGCGCTGCTAAAGACGTTGTAA
- a CDS encoding related to integral membrane protein: MTAEEMAAKAGESRSGVVIGVSTFLMALSAVMVGLRLWCRRERQMLGLDDVTTVVALACILGCGSSIVAMTNYGLGRHIYTLSPQQITLYLRCFWISIVFYTYALFAIKLTFLIHYYRIMSVSNMRWLYLGALGFIILWGAYQGIGVFFFCIPIQSFWDSGVKGRCLLAQPTMWLISGIVHIVTDFAIIVMPLPIVWKLQLPRSQKIYLTGIFGLGTLTLAIAILRVQWLDPVADITWWNVTAALWSMAEIVSGITCACLPTFKPLLAGIKNWLPRSNEGDSTICLQDQGIDGLTGPTLAAFEGHGGVGTGPKVPSRISMYGTQTSISAFQGGNKSKKKPTRTV; the protein is encoded by the exons ATGACTGCCGAAGAGATGGCAGCCAAGGCGGGTGAGTCTAGGTCTGGAGTCGTGATTGGAGTATCGACCTTTTTGATGGCTCTGTCAGCTGTCATGGTTGGGCTACGACTCTGGTGTCGGCGGGAGAGACAGATGTTagggcttgatgatgtgaCTACCGTGGTGGCTCTG GCCTGTATCTTAGGATGTGGATCGTCAATCGTCGCCA TGACGAATTATGGACTGGGCCGACATATCTATACATTATCCCCTCAACAAATAACCCTATACCTCCGA TGCTTCTGGATATCAATCGTATTCTACACCTACGCGCTCTTTGCCATCAAGTTGACGTTCCTAATTCACTATTACCGAATCATGTCCGTCTCCAACATGAGATGGCTATACTTGGGTGCACTTGGtttcatcatcctctggGGTGCCTACCAAGGCATTGGcgtattcttcttttgcaTCCCAATTCAATCTTTTTGGGATTCAGGTGTGAAGGGACGCTGCCTCCTTGCTCAGCCTACTATGTGGCTCATCAGTGGTATCGTGCACATCGTCACTGATTTCGCAATCATCGTCATGCCTCTGCCCATTGTTTGGAAGCTCCAGCTTCCACGATCCCAGAAGATTTACCTCACTGGTATTTTCGGGCTAGGGACACT TACTCTTGCGATCGCTATTCTCCGTGTGCAGTGGCTTGACCCCGTTGCAGATATTACATGGTGGAACGTTACAGCAGCTTTATGGTCCATGGCAGAGATCGTTTCTGGAATAACTTGTGCTTGCCTTCCGACTTTTAAACCCTTGCTGGCTGGTATAAAGAACTGGCTCCCTCGATCGAATGAGGGAGACAGCACCATCTGTCTTCAGGACCAAGGAATTGACGGACTTACTGGACCAACCTTGGCTGCATTCGAGGGTCATGGAGGTGTCGGTACTGGACCGAAAGTACCCAGCAGGATCTCAATGTACGGAACCCAGACGAGTATATCAGCATTCCAGGGCGGAAATAAATCCAAGAAAAAGCCCACACGGACAGTATAG
- a CDS encoding related to pisatin demethylase cytochrome P450 — protein MAILPIAAAVLAVVLFVKHIFLDPLILSPLRSVPGPKSFAATKWRLAYEDWKGTRTRTIFKLHQQYGPVVRIGPHEVSFNSLSALRTIYGPGSRYGRTTFYRMFDVYGEQNLFTFHSPKEHGDRKKLLSHAYSKSVVLKPPTAKMVERRVRQYLDLIEAEPENVSEIFSTLHYYSLDNITAFVYGKYGQTAAIRGSKIHRELIADILHPSRRKLSWSIVHLRTLTQWLYRQSGVMGQLVKPVLPMQQPTTYTGIRGYALRAFEAFRADVEKITHSEDEHVSIVENLWQHHESQKPGGLRDLQMASECADHFLAGIDTTSDTLMFLVWALSLPGNEKYQEKLREEVMAISGDGLNQWGNPRAEASDRCTYINAVIKETLRLYAPLPSTEPRSIDIDSVIDGYTIPGNTVVGMSPWIMHRNESVFKDPLVFNPDRWLGSDAAELNRWFWGFSSGGRMCVGMHLAMAEMTTLTATMYRQFRTTIAPGFEDTTPAITARVETFYDDRFPKVQESKCLIKFTKLKE, from the exons ATGGCCATCCTCCCAATTGCCGCAGCTGTACTCGCTGTCGTGCTCTTCGTCAAGCACATCTTTCTCGAtcccctcatcctcagccctCTTCGCTCCGTCCCAGGCCCCAAATCATTCGCCGCGACAAAATGGCGTCTCGCCTACGAAGACTGGAAGGGAACGCGGACTCGCACCATTTTTAAACTGCACCAACAATACGGACCAGTTGTGCGCATCGGTCCTCATGAGGTCTCGTTCAACAGCCTCTCAGCACTGCGAACCATCTACGGACCCGGAAGCCGATATGGCCGAACCACTTTCTATCGCATGTTTGATGTCTATGGCGAGCAGAATCTATTCACGTTCCACTCACCCAAGGAGCATGGTGATAGAAAGAAGTTGCTGTCGCACGCTTATTCCAAGTCGGTTGTTCTCAAGCCACCGACCGCGAAAATGGTTGAGAGGAGGGTTCGTCAGTACCTAGACTTGATTGAAGCTGAGCCTGAGAACGTCAGTGAGATTTTCAGCACTTTGCATTATTACTCGCTGGACAATATCACCGCCTTTGTCTATGGAAAGTATGGCCAGACTGCAGCGATTCGAGGCTCAAAGATTCATCGGGAACTCATCGCGGATATTCTGCATCCCTCTCGTCGAAAGCTTTCTTGGTCTATCGTGCATCTGAGGACTTTGACTCAATGGCTGTATCGCCAGTCAGGAGTGATGGGACAACTCGTCAAGCCTGTTCTTCCGATGCAGCAGCCTACCACGTACACCGGTATCCGAGGATATGCTTTGAGGGCTTTTGAGGCTTTCCGAGCTGATGTGGAGAAGATCACTCATTCAGAGG ATGAGCATGTTTCGATCGTGGAAAATCTCTGGCAACATCATGAATCCCAGAAGCCCGGTGGACTCCGCGATTTGCAGATGGCATCCGAATGTGCTGACCACTTCCTCGCTGGCATCGACACCACTAGCGACACCCTCATGTTTCTCGTTTGGGCCCTCTCACTTCCAGGCAACGAGAAGTATCAGGAAAAGCTGCGAGAAGAAGTCATGGCCATCTCAGGTGATGGACTGAACCAATGGGGTAATCCAAGAGCCGAAGCAAGTGATCGATGCACATATATCAACGCTGTTATCAAGGAGACCTTACGACTCTATGCTCCTTTGCCAAGCACTGAACCTCGTTCGATCGATATTGATTCGGTTATTGATGGATATACCATTCCCGGCAACACAGTTGTCGGCATGTCGCCTTGGATCATGCATCGCAACGAGTCGGTTTTCAAGGATCCCTTGGTCTTTAATCCTGATCGATGGCTTGGATCTGATGCGGCGGAGTTAAACCGATGGTTCTGGGGATTCTCAAGTGGCGGGCGAATGTGCGTTGGTATGCA CCTTGCTATGGCTGAGATGACAACACTCACAGCTACCATGTACCGACAATTCAGAACGACAATTGCTCCAGGGTTTGAGGATACTACGCCTGCTATCACAGCTCGTGTCGAGACTTTCTACGATGATCGATTTCCAAAGGTTCAG GAATCTAAATGTCTGATCAAGTTTACGAAATTAAAGGAGTGA
- a CDS encoding related to sarcosine oxidase — translation MAYSNSNSDVFDVVVIGGGPVGLAAGYEVAKAGSKVMILEQNNFFNQAGSSGDLARMFRTMYTEEFMAKLAIEAMKHWDALEKDAGVSLRWMGGLLNFGDKDMGGDTPEGSLLGPKANLDKFGMSYKELTAEQIEEQYPFKNLDPKWIGLFAPDNGVINVQLLLRTLYGLAKDYGAQAKQHTQVKQLRPLDSDKSIWEVHAMVHDKEVKYLTKKIIITSGAYVNHVLKPSFSIGLRLEIWEMVATYFNTNPGPNGTIFPSMWFQFGPSVSGRSQLFYGFPALPWGPPNVVRIAVDAATRTIDDPSQRQANVFDPRDIQDTQDFVRDHVVGVDATVPASTVSCLQTNVFDNMFVLDFLPEKYLQGGAEKSIAIFTAGWAMKFVPTLGKALAEMALTGKSDYKLDEFSITRPAPEGKEIIVEDPVSINASAKKEATLSLSPYFRLVQFCNTNASVFDKPDSSGHSSEVHC, via the exons ATGGCCTAttcaaactcaaactcagACGTCTTTGATGTCGTGGTCATTGGCGGAGGACCTGTTGGTCTGGCTGCAGGATACGAAGTTGCCAAAGCGGGCAGCAAGGTGATGATTCTTGAACAGAATAATTTCTTCAATCAAGCAGGTAGTTCTGGTGATCTGGCTCGCATGTTTCGCACTAT GTACACTGAAGAGTTCATGGCCAAGCTCGCAATTGAGGCTATGAAGCATTGGGATGCTCTGGAGAAAGATGCTGGAGTTTCGCTCCGTTGGATGGGAGGTCTTCTGAACTTTGGTGATAAGGACATGGGTGGCGATACTCCAGAAG GGTCACTGTTGGGACCGAAGGCAAACTTGGACAAGTTTGGAATGTCCTATAAAGAGC TCACTGCTGAGCAGATCGAAGAGCAGTATCCGTTCAAGAACCTTGATCCCAAATGGATCGGACTCTTCGCCCCTGATAACGGTGTCATAAACGTCCAACTCCTTCTCCGCACTCTGTACGGTCTCGCCAAGGACTACGGCGCACAGGCAAAGCAGCACACGCAGGTCAAGCAGCTTCGTCCTCTAGACAGTGATAAGTCTATCTGGGAAGTCCACGCGATGGTCCATGACAAAGAGGTCAAGTatttgacaaagaagatTATTATTACCAGTGGAGCGTACGTCAATCATGTCCTGAAGCCGAGCTTCAGCATTGGTCTGAGACTGGAAATCTGGGAAATGGTTGCTACCTACTTCAACACCAATCCTGGACCAAACGGCACTATCTTCCCTA GCATGTGGTTCCAATTCGGGCCATCGGTGAGCGGCAGATCCCAACTCTTCTACGGCTTCCCAGCCTTGCCATGGGGCCCACCGAATGTTGTGAGAATTGCAGTGGATGCTGCTACTCGAACAATTGACGACCCCAGTCAACGCCAAGCCAATGTCTTTGATCCAAGAGACATTCAAGACACTCAAGATTTCGTCAGAGATCATGTCGTCGGCGTTGACGCTACCGTTCCGGCCTCGACTGTTAGTTGTCTCCAGACCAATGTTTTCG ATAACATGTTTGTGCTGGACTTTTTACCAGAGAAGTATCTCCAAGGCGGTGCGGAGAAGAGTATTGCTATTTTCACGGCTGGTTGGGCTATGAAGTTTGTGCCTACTCTGGGCAAAGCACTTGCTGAGATGGCGTTGACTGGGAAGTCTGACTACAAGCTGGATGAGTTCTCCATCACTCGTCCTGCTCCGGAAGGAAAGGAGATTATCGTCGAGGATCCTGTGTCCATCAATGCGTCTGCAAAGAAGGAGGCAACTCTTTCTCTGTCTC CGTACTTCAGGCTCGTACAGTTCTGCAATACGAATGCTAGTGTTTTTGACAAACCCGATTCTTCGGGCCACTCTTCCGAAGTCCATTGCTAA
- a CDS encoding related to ribokinase: MSSPRPVISVLGSLNIDLVSYVPHHPLPGETITSSQFNVFPGGKGANQAVACAKLSRTSDLKSPSVDVAMIGAVGADAYGSVLLDSLKSYDVGTSSIIVNKDGGAGSQSGIAMIIVDEPTGQNRIILSPGANNSLQPSHFAEIPGPTPSLLIMQLEIPLETVIQAFKAAKTTGTPVLLNPAPAQVLPAEIYQDLAHLILNETEAALLSNKDESEFENISVVEKAAADFLARGVRNVVITLGGKGAYYASDKGAKGLIPALKVEVVDTTAAGDTFIGAYAVELAGAEQRSEQFDIEKAVRSGIWASSKTVVRRGAQVSIPWKDELESTK; the protein is encoded by the coding sequence ATGTCGTCACCAAGACCAGTCATCAGTGTCCTCGGATCACTGAACATCGACCTCGTATCATATGTCCCTCATCATCCCCTCCCCGGTGAGACAATAACTTCGAGCCAGTTCAATGTCTTCCCTGGTGGAAAGGGTGCCAACCAAGCTGTTGCTTGTGCGAAGCTTTCGAGGACTTCTGATCTGAAGAGCCCAAGCGTCGATGTTGCCATGATTGGTGCCGTAGGAGCTGATGCTTATGGTTCAGTACTCCTTGACAGTCTAAAGTCATATGATGTTGGAACAAGCTCTATCATTGTGAACAAGGATGGGGGCGCTGGATCCCAGAGCGGAATTGCCATGATCATCGTCGATGAACCAACTGGCCAGAACCGCATTATCTTATCGCCGGGTGCCAACAATTCTCTACAACCAAGCCACTTCGCCGAGATCCCTGGCCCAACGCCATCATTACTCATCATGCAGCTTGAGATTCCTCTGGAGACAGTCATCCAGGCGTTCAAAGCCGCCAAGACGACAGGAACTCCCGTTCTGCTCAACCCTGCCCCCGCCCAAGTACTCCCAGCAGAGATCTACCAAGATCTAGCTCACTTGATCCTCAACGAAACCGAAGCGGCCTTGTTGTCAAACAAGGACGAGTCTGAGTTTGAAAATATCTCAGTTGTTGAAAAGGCCGCTGCTGATTTTCTCGCTCGAGGTGTGCGGAACGTTGTGATTACTCTGGGTGGGAAAGGTGCATACTATGCCAGCGACAAAGGTGCCAAGGGCCTCATCCCAGCTCTGAAGGTTGAGGTCGTGGACACGACTGCTGCTGGTGACACATTCATTGGTGCTTATGCAGTTGAGCTTGCGGGTGCAGAGCAAAGGTCGGAGCAGTTCGACATTGAGAAGGCCGTCAGGTCAGGTATCTGGGCGTCATCGAAGACAGTCGTGCGAAGGGGAGCGCAAGTATCTATACCATGGAAGGATGAATTAGAATCAACGAAGTAA